The proteins below come from a single Benincasa hispida cultivar B227 chromosome 4, ASM972705v1, whole genome shotgun sequence genomic window:
- the LOC120075526 gene encoding uncharacterized protein At2g38710: MVSANREMVVYCFDTLLAHYNGEEAPPPAFDGGQHPLFVTWKKVINGGEPRLRGCIGTLEARCLINGFKDYALNSALRDRRFPPIQPKELPYLECTVSILVDYEIATNYLDWEVGKHGIIIEFNDPDYNARRSATYLPEVAAHEGWTKIEAIDSLMRKAGYNGAITESLRKRIRLTRYQSTLFTMHYGEYVSYVKTTRGTAPCVVGAKA; encoded by the exons ATGGTGTCCGCCAACAGAGAGATGGTGGTGTACTGTTTCGATACCCTTCTCGCTCACTACAACGGCGAAGAAGCCCCTCCCCCCGCTTTCGACGGCGGTCAACA CCCCTTGTTTGTTACATGGAAAAAAGTGATCAATGGTGGTGAACCTCGTTTGCGAGGGTGCATAGGAACTCTAGAAGCTCGCTGCTTGATAAATGGCTTCAAGGATTATGCTTTAAATAG TGCATTGAGGGACCGGAGGTTCCCCCCAATACAGCCTAAAGAATTACCATATTTGGAATGCACAGTTTCCATTCTAGTTGATTATGAAATAGCTACGAATTATCTGGATTGGGAG GTAGGTAAGCATGGtattattattgaatttaatGATCCCGACTATAATGCTAGACGAAGTGCTACGTATCTGCCCGAGGTCGCTGCCCATGAAG GTTGGACAAAAATCGAGGCGATTGACTCATTGATGCGGAAGGCAGGATATAATGGTGCAATCACCGAGTCACTGCGTAAACGTATTCGATTGACCCGGTACCAGAGCACCCTATTCACCATGCACTATGGTGAGTATGTCTCCTATGTTAAAACTACCCGGGGCACAGCTCCTTGCGTGGTCGGGGCTAAAGCCTAA